A single region of the Maylandia zebra isolate NMK-2024a linkage group LG17, Mzebra_GT3a, whole genome shotgun sequence genome encodes:
- the kng1 gene encoding kininogen-1 yields the protein MRSGVGLCVLGLLGLLCSVFGQEAAEVQSGVLIFCDDPSVEKAVHSAVDKFNERLSTGHKLALFQILKASKSENGSDSVYSLKFTTWKSECTADSSKSWTDCDYLQSGSKGPISCNATVLMSETKAETKQVDCQIEGHIVSEKASCMGCPELIDVDSEDLKVPLSVSISKYNSMSDSTHLFSLHNIGHTTRQVVAGFRFKLIFDMKKTVCSKAEHTDLNEICIPDENNLEYANCNSTVDVAPWRLEPPQAHIECAPGQLPPSTFTRRRPPGWSPLRHFLYGNGNGLHSASQDHNTPNRFTLHSVKPHATAPSSPSQPPTTAKTKESSEEDTTSATPSVSRDADAKDHLFHCPSKPWKALKPHHSAAPTKATVEAASPQPSADGTFINTDLLS from the exons ATGAGGAGTGGAGTGGGGTTGTGTGTGCTGGGCCTGCTGGGCCTGCTGTGCTCAGTTTTTGGGCAG GAGGCAGCGGAGGTCCAGTCTGGTGTCCTGATCTTTTGTGATGACCCGTCTGTGGAGAAGGCTGTCCACAGCGCTGTGGACAAATTCAACGAGAGGCTGAGCACCGGCCATAAGCTGGCCCTCTTTCAGATACTGAAAGCCAGCAAG tCAGAGAATGGCTCAGACTCAGTGTACTCACTGAAGTTCACTACCTGGAAGAGCGAGTGCACAGCTGACAGCAGCAAATCCTGGACAGACTGTGACTATTTGCAGTCTGGAAGCAAG GGGCCGATTTCTTGCAACGCCACCGTCCTCATGTCAGAGACAAAGGCTGAGACAAAGCAGGTGGACTGCCAGATTG AAGGGCACATCGTTTCTGAGAAAGCATCTTGCATGGGCTGCCCAGAGCTCATCGATGTAGACTCCGAGGACCTTAAGGTTCCCCTTTCTGTCTCCATCTCCAAGTACAACTCCATGTCTGACTCTACCCACCTGTTCAGTCTGCACAATATCGGCCACACCACCAGACAG GTGGTTGCTGGCTTCAGATTTAAGCTGATTTTTGACATGAAGAAGACCGTCTGTTCCAAGGCTGAACACACAGACCTGAACGAGATATGCATCCCAGACGAAAATAATCTG GAATATGCCAACTGCAACTCTACAGTGGATGTAGCACCTTGGAGACTTGAGCCACCACAGGCCCACATAGAGTGTGCACCGGGTCAATTGCCACCCTCT ACGTTCACCAGGCGTCGTCCTCCTGGCTGGTCTCCTCTCAGGCACTTCCTGTATGGTAATGGTAATGGCCTGCATAGCGCTTCTCAAGACCATAATACCCCAAatcgctttacactacattcagtcaaaCCCCATGCCACAGCTCCATCTTCACCCTCACAACCCCCCACCACAGCTAAAACTAAAGAATCATCTGAGGAGGACACCACATCTGCCACACCGTCAGTTTCACGTGACGCAGATGCGAAAGACCACCTCTTCCACTGCCCATCCAAGCCCTGGAAAGCTTTGAAGCCTCACCACTCTGCAGCTCCTACCAAGGCTACCGTAGAAGCGGCTTCTCCACAGCCCTCAGCAGATGGAACCTTCATCAATACAGACCTGTTGTCATAA
- the LOC101487871 gene encoding phosphatidylinositol 4,5-bisphosphate 3-kinase catalytic subunit alpha isoform: MPPRPSSGELWGIHLMPPRILVDCLLPNGMILTLECLREATLITIKHELFKEARKYPLHHLLQEETSYIFVSVTQEAEREEFYDETRRLCDLRLFQPFLKVIEPVGNREEKILNREIGFAIGMPVCEFDLVKDSEVQDFRRNILNVCKDSVELRDASGPHSRALYVYPPNVESTQELPKHIYSKLDKGQIIVVIWVIVSPNNDKQKYTLKINHDCVPEQVIAEAIRKKTRSMLLSPEQLKMCVQEYQGKYILKVCGCDEYLLEKYPISQYKYIRSCIMLGRMPNLMLMAKDSLYTQLPTDNFVMPSYSRRISTATSYMNGEAAAKSLWTINGTLRIRILCATYVNVNIRDIDKIYVRTGIYHGGEQMCDNVNTQRVPCSNPRWNEWLTYDMYIPDIPRAARLCLSICSVKGRKGAKEEHCPLAWGNVNLFDYTHTLVANKMALNLWPVPHGLEDLLNPIGVTGSNPNKETPCLELEFDHFSSPVKYPDMNAVEDHANWTISRELGFNYNLSGQSNRVARDHALTESDTEQLRQLSNRDPLSEITEQEKDFLWRHRHYCMNIPEILPKILLAVKWNSRDEVAQMYCLLKEWPSIRPEQAMELLDCNYPDPMVRHFAVRCLDKYLTDDKLSQYLIQLVQVLKYEQYLDNPLARFLLKKALTNQRIGHFFFWHLKSEMHNKTVSQRFGLLLEAYCRACGMYLKHLSRQVEAMEKLINLTDILKQEKKDETQKVQMRFLVEQMKRPDYMDALQNFTSPLNPAHQLGNLRLDECRIMSSAKRPLWLNWENPDIMSEMLFQNNEIIFKNGDDLRQDMLTLQIIKIMENIWQNQGLDLRMLPYGCLSLGDCVGLIEVVRNSHTIMQIQCKGGLKGALQFNSNTLHQWLKDKNKGEMYDMAVDLFTRSCAGYCVATFILGIGDRHNSNIMVKDDGQLFHIDFGHFLDHKKKKFGYKRERVPFVLTQDFLIVISKGSQECAKTKEFERFQEMCYKAYLAIRQHANLFINLFSMMLGSGMPELQSFDDIAYIRKTLALEKTEQEALDYFMKQMNDAHHGGWTTKMDWIFHTIRQHALN; this comes from the exons atgcCTCCCAGGCCATCCTCAGGGGAGCTATGGGGCATCCACCTGATGCCCCCCAG GATTCTGGTGGACTGCCTTCTGCCCAATGGGATGATTCTGACCCTGGAGTGTCTCCGTGAGGCCACGCTCATCACCATCAAACATGAGCTGTTTAAGGAGGCCCGAAAATATCCTCTCCATCACCTCTTACAGGAAGAGACATCCTACATCTTCGTCAGCGTTACACAG GAAGCAGAGCGGGAGGAGTTCTATGATGAAACCCGGAGGCTGTGCGACCTCCGACTCTTTCAGCCTTTCCTCAAGGTCATTGAACCAGTTGGCAACAGAGAGGAAAAGATCCTCAACAGAGAGATTG GTTTCGCGATTGGTATGCCTGTGTGTGAGTTTGACCTTGTGAAGGACTCTGAGGTTCAGGACTTCAGGAGAAACAtcctgaatgtttgtaaagactCTGTGGAGCTGAGAGATGCCAGTGGGCCCCACAGCAGAGCGCTGTACGTTTACCCACCTAATGTAGAGTCAACACAGGAACTTCCCAAACACATCTATAGCAAACTGGACAAAG GTCAAATTATTGTTGTAATATGGGTGATTGTTTCTCCAAATAATGACAAGCAAAAGTACACACTGAAGATCAACCACGACTGTGTGCCTGAACAG GTGATTGCAGAGGCCATTCGTAAGAAGACACGAAGCATGCTGCTGTCCCCAGAGCAGCTAAAGATGTGTGTTCAGGAATATCAGGGTAAATACATCCTCAAAGTCTGCGGCTGTGACGAGTACCTGCTGGAAAAGTACCCCATCAGCCAGTACAAG TATATCCGTAGTTGCATCATGCTGGGCAGGATGCCTAACCTGATGCTAATGGCTAAGGACAGCCTGTACACCCAATTGCCTACAGATAACTTTGTCATGCCATCATATTCCCGACGCATCTCCACGGCAACATCGTATATGAATGGGGAGGCAGCTGCCAAGTCTCTGTGGACCATCAACGGGACTCTACGAATACGAATCCTGTGTGCCACCTATGTTAACGTCAATATACGGGACATAGACAAG ATATATGTGAGGACAGGCATTTACCATGGAGGTGAACAGATGTGTGACAatgtaaatacacagagggtaccCTGCTCTAATCCCAG GTGGAATGAGTGGCTTACGTATGATATGTACATCCCAGACATCCCCCGTGCTGCCAGACTCTGCCTTTCTATCTGCTCTGTCAAGGGCAGAAAGGGAGCCAAGGAG GAGCATTGTCCACTAGCATGGGGTAATGTCAACTTGTTTGATTATACACACACGCTGGTGGCCAACAAGATGGCTCTGAATCTCTGGCCTGTCCCCCATGGTCTTGAAGACCTCCTGAACCCCATCGGAGTCACTGGGTCGAACCCAAATAAG GAAACACCATGTCTAGAGCTGGAGTTTGACCACTTTAGTAGTCCTGTCAAATACCCAGACATGAATGCAGTGGAAGATCACGCAAACTGGACCATCTCAAGGGAACTAGGGTTCAACTACAACCTCTCAGGGCAG AGCAATCGAGTGGCCAGAGATCACGCCCTCACAGAGAGTGACACCGAGCAGTTGAGACAGCTGAGTAACAGAGACCCTCTGTCAGAAATCACTGAGCAGGAGAAAGACTTTCTCTGGAGACACAG gcacTACTGCATGAACATCCCAGAGATCCTTCCCAAGATCCTTCTCGCGGTCAAGTGGAACTCCAGAGATGAAGTAGCACAG ATGTACTGTCTGTTGAAGGAGTGGCCGTCTATCCGTCCTGAGCAGGCCATGGAGTTGCTGGACTGTAACTATCCAGACCCCATGGTCAGGCACTTTGCTGTACGTTGCCTTGACAAATACCTGACTGATGACAAATTGTCCCAGTACTTGATCCAGCTTGTACAG GTTTTAAAATACGAGCAGTATCTTGACAATCCCCTGGCCCGTTTTCTCCTCAAAAAGGCCCTGACCAATCAGAGAATAGGACATTTCTTCTTCTGGCATCTCAA GTCAGAAATGCACAATAAAACAGTGAGCCAGAGGTTTGGGCTGCTGTTAGAGGCTTACTGCCGTGCTTGTGGCATGTACCTAAAACACCTCAGCAGGCAAGTAGAGGCCATGGAGAAGCTCATAAACCTCACCGACATCCTCAAACAGGAGAAGAAGGATGAGACGCAGAAG GTTCAGATGCGGTTTCTTGTGGAACAGATGAAGAGGCCAGACTACATGGATGCCCTGCAGAACTTTACGTCTCCTCTAAACCCTGCGCATCAACTTGGAAACTTGAG GTTAGATGAATGCAGGATTATGTCGTCAGCAAAGAGGCCTTTGTGGCTGAACTGGGAAAATCCCGACATCATGTCTGAGATGCTCTTTCAGAACAATGAAATCATCTTCAAAAATGGAGATG ACTTGCGCCAGGACATGCTGACATTGCAGATTATTAAGATCATGGAGAACATTTGGCAGAATCAGGGACTGGACCTACG GATGTTGCCCTATGGCTGCTTGTCATTAGGAGATTGCGTGGGTCTCATTGAGGTGGTTCGCAACTCCCACACCATCATGCAGATTCAGTGTAAAGGAGGCTTGAAAGGGGCACTGCAGTTCAACTCGAATACTCTGCATCAGTGGCTCAAGGACAAGAACAAGGGCGAGAT gtATGACATGGCTGTAGATCTGTTCACAAGGTCTTGTGCTGGCTACTGTGTAGCTACATTTATCCTTGGGATAGGAGACAGGCACAACAGCAACATTATGGTCAAAGATGATGGACAG TTATTTCATATAGATTTTGGCCATTTCCTGGAtcataagaaaaagaagtttgGCTACAAAAGAGAGCGAGTGCCCTTTGTTCTGACACAAGACTTTCTCATCGTCATCAGCAAAGGATCCCAGGAGTGCGCAAAGACCAAAGAGTTCGAAAG GTTTCAGGAGATGTGTTATAAAGCCTACCTAGCCATCAGGCAGCACGCCAACCTCTTCATCAACCTGTTCTCCATGATGCTCGGCTCTGGCATGCCTGAGCTGCAGTCATTTGACGACATTGCCTACATTAGAAAGACGCTGGCACTGGAGAAAACAGAGCAG GAGGCACTGGACtatttcatgaagcagatgaaTGATGCTCACCATGGAGGGTGGACCACCAAGATGGACTGGATATTCCACACAATTAGACAGCATGCACTAAACTGA